TATTTTATCCAAAAGATCATCATCTTCTACATGTAAAAGGGCAGAGACTTCATCGATGCTTAATCCGTGGCCTTCAGAAGCTTTGGATATGAGGCTTTCAATATAATTTCTATCTTTAGCCAGTTCAGTTCCTTTGGTTAGGTGTTCTCGTATAACTTTATCCTGTATAAAATCCGCCTTTTCAGTTTCTACAGCACTCATATAATTATCCTCCTATAATCTTTATATTATTGCTAAGTTTTTTGAGTTTTTATTTTCTGGATATTGCAGATTTGACACTTACACCATTTATATTTCCAAGTTTTCCAGTCATGGCACTTATACTATCCATAGAGCCATCCACTATTATGGAAATAACAGATACACGTTTTTCCTTATAGGGTATTCCCATACGGCCCACTATAACATCACTAAAATTATGGAGAATTTCATTAACAATATGTGCATTTTCTATGTTTTCAACTATAATTCCAATGACGCCTAATCTTTTATCCAAAAAGTTCACCTCGAGTCTATTTTTAATACAAAATATAAGATTTGTTAGATTGGCACTAATTTTAAGATGCTTTGTTGATAAACAAAAACTAATAAAATAAAAAAGCCCTCTCAAAAAATGGGAAGGCTAAGTTAATAATTTTATATCCTTCCTTTTGCTCAGAATTACTTTGCAATCAGAAAATCATGCTA
This genomic window from Clostridium pasteurianum DSM 525 = ATCC 6013 contains:
- a CDS encoding TM1266 family iron-only hydrogenase system putative regulator, which codes for MDKRLGVIGIIVENIENAHIVNEILHNFSDVIVGRMGIPYKEKRVSVISIIVDGSMDSISAMTGKLGNINGVSVKSAISRK